A single region of the Camelus ferus isolate YT-003-E chromosome 2, BCGSAC_Cfer_1.0, whole genome shotgun sequence genome encodes:
- the DMP1 gene encoding dentin matrix acidic phosphoprotein 1 isoform X2: MYTAMKTSILLMFLWGLSCALPVAKHQNTESKSSEEWEDHLAQTPTPPLESSESSEESKVSSEEQANEDPSDSTESEEGLSLDDHQYIHRPAGGLSSSGGKEGDDKDDDEDESGDDTFGDDDSGPGPAERQGGDSRLGSDEDSADTTQSREDSAPQGEDSAQDTTSESRDLDDEGEVNSRPEGGDSTPESESEEHWVGGGSEGESSHGDGSEFDDEGMQSDDPGTFRSERSSSRINSASVKSKELKENDEEQANTQDTHDSQSRESPSRKFFRKSRISEEGGRGDLDDNYTMEEVQSDSTENPDSKEAGLSQTREHSKSDKQESEENRSPEDSQNVQDPSSESSQEVDLPSQESSSESQEEVAGEPRGDNPDNITSASEENQEESDSSEENSLDKPSNSESKSREEQADSESNESLNSKESPETTEEENSSSQEGLQSDSASAETKSRESQSEQDSPSEEDDGSDSQDSSISQEESNSTESMSSSEEDGQSKTTEIDSRKLTVDAYHNKPIGDQDDNDCQDGY; the protein is encoded by the exons GATCATTTGGCTCAGACACCAACACCACCTTTG gagagCAGTGAGTCATCAGAAGAAAGTAAAGTTAGCTCAGAGGAACAG gCAAATGAAGACCCCAGTGACAGCACAGAATCAGAGGAAGGCCTGAGCCTTGATGATCATCAGTACATTCATAGACCAGCTGGTGGCCTCTCTAGTagtggaggaaaagaaggagatgataaagatgatgatgaagatgagaGTGGAGATGACACCTTTGGTGATGATGACAgtggcccaggccctgcagagagaCAAGGTGGGGACTCCAGACTTGGAAGTGATGAAGACTCAGCTGACACCACACAATCCAGGGAAGATAGTGCCCCACAAGGGGAAGACAGTGCCCAAGATACCACCAGCGAGAGCAGGGACCTTGACGACGAAGGCGAGGTGAACAGCAGGCCTGAGGGAGGTGACTCCACACCAGAGAGCGAGAGTGAGGAGCACTGGGTGGGAGGTGGCAGTGAGGGGGAGAGTAGCCATGGGGATGGCTCTGAGTTTGACGATGAAGGAATGCAGAGCGATGACCCAGGCACCTTCAGGAGTGAGAGGAGCAGCTCCAGAATAAACAGTGCCAGTGTCAAATCTAAAGAATTGAAAGAGAATGATGAGGAGCAAGCAAACACGCAGGACACCCATGACAGCCAATCCCGGGAGTCTCCCAGTAGGAAATTTTTCAGAAAGTCTCGCATTTCTGAGGAAGGTGGCAGAGGTGACCTGGATGATAACTACACTATGGAAGAAGTCCAGAGTGACTCCACAGAAAACCCCGACTCCAAAGAAGCTGGCCTCAGCCAAACCAGGGAACACAGCAAGAGTGACAAACAGGAGAGCGAGGAGAATCGGTCCCCGGAAGACAGTCAGAATGTCCAAGATCCCAGCAGTGAGTCTAGTCAAGAGGTTGACCTGCCTTCTCAAGAAAGCAGTAGTGAATCTCAGGAAGAGGTAGCAGGTGAGCCCAGGGGGGACAATCCTGATAACATCACCAGTGCCTCAGAAGAGAATCAGGAAGAGAGTGACTCCAGTGAGGAGAACAGCTTGGATAAACCCTCCAATTCAGAAAGCAAATCCAGAGAGGAGCAAGCTGACAGCGAATCCAATGAGAGCCTCAACTCCAAGGAAAGCCCGGAGACCACGGAAGAGGAGAACAGTTCTAGCCAGGAGGGCCTCCAGTCTGACAGTGCCTCAGCAGAGACCAAGAGCCGGGAGAGCCAGTCCGAGCAGGACAGCCCATCTGAGGAGGACGATGGCAGTGATTCTCAGGACAGCAGCATATCCCAAGAAGAGAGCAATTCTACTGAGAGCATGTCAAGCAGTGAGGAAGACGGCCAGTCAAAAACCACTGAGATAGACAGCAGAAAACTAACAGTGGATGCTTATCACAACAAACCCATCGGGGATCAAGATGACAACGACTGCCAAGACGGTTATTAG